In Terriglobia bacterium, the following proteins share a genomic window:
- a CDS encoding sigma-70 family RNA polymerase sigma factor, producing the protein MPLPHWTFALADTSGRAGTTEAALPTVASLPELDERSLVAEAQAGSRAAFEELVRRYDRDVLRLALNLMRRPEDARDVYQESFLKVYRNLHRFRFESSFYTWLYRIVTNVCLDHLRRRQARPEDQAPESSAELREDGITDFFERQREHRATLDPERQLMGKEIQRRLAAAMLRLSPRERVVFEMKHYQGLKLRAIGDALGTTEETVKNSLFRATRKLRSQLGELR; encoded by the coding sequence ATGCCGCTTCCTCATTGGACCTTCGCTCTTGCGGATACATCTGGCCGGGCGGGCACGACCGAGGCCGCCCTGCCCACGGTGGCATCTTTGCCGGAACTCGACGAACGGTCGCTGGTGGCCGAAGCGCAAGCGGGCAGCCGTGCCGCGTTTGAGGAATTGGTGCGGCGCTACGACCGCGACGTGCTGCGCCTGGCGCTCAACCTGATGCGCCGGCCGGAGGACGCGCGCGATGTCTACCAGGAAAGTTTTCTGAAGGTCTACCGCAACCTGCACCGCTTCCGCTTCGAAAGCAGCTTCTACACCTGGCTCTACCGCATCGTCACCAACGTCTGCCTGGACCACCTGCGCCGGCGGCAGGCGCGCCCCGAGGACCAGGCGCCGGAGAGCAGCGCGGAGCTGCGCGAGGACGGCATCACGGACTTTTTCGAGAGGCAGCGGGAACATCGCGCCACGCTCGATCCGGAGCGGCAGCTGATGGGCAAAGAGATCCAGAGGCGGCTGGCGGCGGCCATGCTGAGGCTTTCGCCGCGCGAGCGGGTCGTTTTCGAAATGAAGCATTACCAGGGATTGAAGCTGCGGGCCATCGGCGACGCGCTGGGCACGACGGAGGAGACAGTGAAGAACTCGCTCTTCCGGGCGACACGCAAGCTGCGCAGCCAGCTGGGAGAATTGCGATGA